A stretch of Henckelia pumila isolate YLH828 chromosome 4, ASM3356847v2, whole genome shotgun sequence DNA encodes these proteins:
- the LOC140864598 gene encoding ribulose bisphosphate carboxylase/oxygenase activase 1, chloroplastic-like has translation MATAVSAIGSTVNGAPLKLKFSSEGGDISLKKLSKRSCIFPWSSSKIVSMDKTIKSLQGDDQQDITRGKLGAAVLTSYDYIDKGLKKYSLDDNLMSGFYIAPAFMGKLVVHLSKNFMSLPNIKVPLILGIWGGKGQGKSFQCELVFAKMGINPIMMSAGELESGNSGELVRQRYREAADIIKKGKMCCLFINDLDAGATTQYTVNNQMVNIADNPTNVQLPGMYNKEEINPRVPIVVTGNDFSTLYAPLIRDGRMEKFYWAPTREDRIGVCRGIFRSDHVPVEAVVTLVDAFPGHSIDFFGALRARVYDDEVRKWISGVGVDSIGKKLVNSREGPPKFEQPNITLQKLMEYGNMLVQEQENVKRVQLADKYLNEDANKDAIDRRTFYGQAAQTVDFPVPEGCVDPNANNFDPTARSDDGTCLYTL, from the exons ATGGCAACAGCCGTCTCCGCCATCGGATCCACCGTTAACGGAGCTCCG CTGAAATTGAAATTTTCAAGTGAGGGAGGGGACATCAGTTTGAAGAAATTGAGCAAAAGATCATGCATATTCCCTTGGTCGAGTTCCAAGATCGTGTCCATGGACAAAACGATTAAATCGCTGCAGGGTGATGATCAACAAGATATCACTAGAGGCAAGCTGGGCGCGGCCGTGCTCACCTCCTATGACTACATCGACAAGGGACTTAAaaa ATATAGCTTGGACGACAACTTGATGTCCGGATTTTACATCGCCCCTGCCTTCATGGGCAAGCTTGTTGTTCACTTGAGCAAGAACTTCATGAGCTTGCCTAACATCAAG GTTCCTTTGATTTTGGGCATTTGGGGAGGCAAAGGTCAAGGGAAATCATTCCAATGTGAACTTGTTTTTGCCAAGATGGGAATCAA CCCCATCATGATGAGTGCTGGAGAACTCGAGAGTGGCAACTCAGGAGAACTCGTCAGGCAAAGGTACCGTGAAGCAGCCGATATCATCAAGAAAGGCAAGATGTGCTGCTTGTTCATCAACGATCTGGATGCGGGTGCGACTACTCAATACACTGTCAACAACCAAATGGTGAACATAGCAGATAACCCCACTAATGTGCAACTCCCTGGAATGTACAACAAAGAGGAGATCAACCCCCGAGTGCCTATAGTCGTAACGGGCAACGATTTTTCGACCTTGTACGCCCCTTTGATACGTGACGGGCGTATGGAGAAATTTTACTGGGCTCCCACGCGAGAGGACCGTATTGGTGTTTGTAGAGGTATTTTTCGCAGCGACCATGTGCCGGTGGAGGCTGTTGTCACGCTTGTCGATGCCTTCCCTGGCCACTCTATTG ATTTCTTTGGTGCATTGAGGGCAAGAGTGTATGACGACGAGGTGAGGAAGTGGATATCAGGAGTAGGAGTCGACAGCATTGGCAAGAAACTGGTTAACTCGCGGGAGGGGCCGCCTAAATTCGAGCAGCCTAACATCACTCTACAGAAGCTCATGGAGTATGGCAACATGCTGGTGCAAGAGCAAGAGAATGTTAAGAGAGTACAATTGGCTGACAAGTACCTGAATGAAGATGCAAACAAGGATGCTATCGACAGAAGGACTTTCTACG GCCAGGCAGCTCAGACGGTTGATTTTCCTGTACCAGAAGGTTGCGTCGACCCGAACGCGAACAACTTCGATCCTACTGCCCGGAGTGACGATGGAACCTGCTTGTACACATTATAA